The Molothrus aeneus isolate 106 chromosome 9, BPBGC_Maene_1.0, whole genome shotgun sequence region gaaaaaaaaaaaaataaatgtggcaACAAATGTTGTTAAAAAGGAGCGAAACACCCCAAGAAGTCTGCACACCCTCAGGTCCAAAGGAGCCCCCGTCCTGTCCTGGCGGGGTTCAGTCCATGCTgggggggaaggagctgctggcctcCAGGAGTTCCACCACGGCTGCCCTCCGGTAGAGCTTGGCCAGGTCGTAGGCGGTGGCGCCGCGCTTGTTCTGGTGGCCCACCTTGCACTCGGAGCgcgccagcagcagctccaccaccCGCACGTGGCCCTCCTGGGCCGCCAGGTGCAGGGGCAGGTTGCCGTCGTTGTCCTCGATGTTAACGTCGGCTTTGAACTCCAGCAGAGTCTGCAAAGTGTCCAGAAAGCCCTCCCTGGCTACATCGTGGATGACAGCGAAGCCGGTACTGTCTTTCAGGTTGGGGTTCGCCCCGTTACTGAGCAGCCGCCGGGCGATTTCGGGGTTGCCGAGTTTCATCAcctgggaaagagagaggagaattGGATACCGCGGGTGGGGGtttgctccagcactgcctcccGTCCtcgctccccagccctggcttttGTCAGAGCCCAATTCTCATTTAAAGCAGACAGAGGAGACTCCCTAAAGAGCTAATGACACACCAGAACCTCTcgtttttcatgtatttgttACTGAACTCGGTGAAATTGTGAGAGATGTTATCATTTCGGTGGTCATAGCTTTCTGCCTCGGAGAGGTTAATGCCTGAAATAGCACAGAATGGCATataacaacttcttttttttttttttccctaatgagGGTCATCTCCGTTTCTGAACATATAAAAATTAAGTATAGTTCGGTTTTATTTGCCTAAGTATTGAGACACCTCTGCATTACTGTTTAATCTTGTTAAACAGCAAATATAGGGTCTCTGAGGAACAGATATTTTACCTAAGCAACAGCAAATGTAGAATATGTTTTTACAAGCTTTCAGGTGTTTACATTGTCTGTGCATTAtcataaaacaaatatttggaCTATACCATAGCTCTATCTGTTGAGAAACATAAATGTTAAAAGACATTCTTCTCCCCAATATTTGTGTTTCATTAGGTCACCCAAAAATGAAAAGTCAGAAGGAATGtttcaaaattacaaaaattgtCTTCTAAAATCAGTATATTACATTATACTTTCACAACCTTACTATAAGTAAACTGTGGCTATGTTCTGTCGTTAAAACAtcccttaaaaaaatacaacaacaaCAGTAATTGGATTTTCTGACTGTTtctctcagggaaaaaaaaaaaaaagcttctttcaATTTTCTCAATTGCACCATAAAACTATCATAATTAGAACACAAATCTCTCTTATTTGTAACTTAACTGCTTGCACCGATTTCCTTGCAATTcctgattttttgtttgcacACTTTCCAAAAATGAAACTGTAATGTATATTGTGTAATCTCTAGCCTATAGGCAGTATTTTCCTGTCCTTGTAACTAATCTCATTGTAAGTACAAAATtcgaaaaaaaaccaactcttTTCTATTTCCTCAGAGAGAGATTCACACATTGATTTGAAAATcttgaataattaaaaaaaaatcagcataaaCGAGCATTACAGTGCATTAGATTTAGCGATTTAGCTTAAGGTACAATTTCTACAGAGGTTTGCTGAAAATCTCTCCTGACGAAAAATACATACCaagttttttaagaaaaacaagatataataaatacatttatgtACAGCGTTTGAAGTGCAAAGCAGCCCAGCACATTATAACCACAGACAGGAGCAAAAGTGCAGATAAGACAGGCTGGGATTCAGGGAAAGAGATCTCTCTGTGCCTCAAGGCTTCCAGCTCCCGACTTCCAGCCAGTTCTTTCACTTCTGAGAGAGATGGAAGCgatgtaaaagaaaacaagatcaTTGTGATCTCTTTTTGTTTAGTAAAAACCGGACATTCTGATCTCTTTTTGAGAGCCCAGGCTGTATTATTTGTGAATTCAAAACATATATTTGGGTTAAGTGGGAGTTTTCAGTGTTCAGTCCAGGGGACTGAAGGCTTCAGTTAAAGATGCGAGGGGGAGAAAATCCAAAAAAAGGTGGTGCTTTTTGGCCGTGGGCTACAATTGAGCAGCAAATGCCTCCTATATTTTGCAAATAATGTTaggtgggagggaggagaagaagTAAAAAGCATTAATTTAATAAATCTAATGAAGAGCAGAAAGGCAGGAGATGTATTTGAGGCCTGCATAGGTACACTTcaccagaaataaaaaggaCAGAGCAAGACAAGCTGAGTAGTTGTTTAATTAAACAtaaatgcagaggaaaaatataaattcattGACATTAATATAGGAGCATTCTCTCCGTTGTAATTGAGAGAGAGATTACAGAGAGATTATCTCACTCTTGCAGAGTGCACTGAGAGAGAAGTCTTTCGAGCGTGGCCAGGCACCCACAGCACATTTTAGGATGATACATATTGAAAATAAGTCGGCAGATTctcctgttttggtttttgtgatGGCTCATTAGCTCGGTTGCTATAATCCCTAAGAAGTATCGTTAGGGCACAGATGCATGGTTGATACAGCTGGATGCTATGTAATTGTGTAAAATATACCTTAATTCAGGATATGGACAGTTAGCtgcttttagaaaaaatatCCAGCATTCCTGTAGGACAAATCGGTTTTCAGCCCTTGTCCAGAGGATAAATCAACTGGCTAAATGTTTCCTGCTTTCTTAAAGAATTTACCTTGTctgagtttttaatttaaacccTTTCACTCTCTTAAAagttgctgcaagtgcctgcactgcCATGCGATACCCTATTTAGGTGTTAACAGGACAGCGAGGAGCTCACAGATCTCCAGCTTCAGCGAAATTATCAAAAAAGGGTCATTCCTGCATTATCAGCAAGAGGTGCTTATTTTCCAGCTTTAACATTTTGATGTTAAGCCAAAAAGCTGTAAATATCTCGAGTACACTCACAGGTTCTATGCTGTCTAAAAATCCACTTTCAGAAATTATTACCATGATTTTaggggaagggggaagaggggttaaaaaacaattttactAATGTGTGAAATGAAAAAGACCTATAGCTCCACTTCCACATTGCATTACTTATAACTTAAGTAAAAATAACCACACTTATTTTCTCTCTGGATTTATAAATCACATCTTTCACTATTTGGAAGGTATTCTAGCCTTTTTGCCATCATTATCTGAtaatattaaaagcaaaatctttcATCAGCTACAATACTTAGCAGTTGGATGAGTTCCAACTCCTGCCTGCACAACTACACAGTTAAAAATTAGGACACAGCACCCTATATGATCAGAAAGGGAATAAGTAGAAGCCGTGCCCTGCTAGCCGATctgaaaaaagcaaatattaaacTTTCGAATAATGAATGAAAAAGCAAGTGATTCATCTGGAACCCTGGCTCGCAGGGCTAGCTCTTAATGTACATCGGAGGTCCTCGCTTCTGAGCAGCATGATTCCCAATGAGAAAGGTCATTCCCACAAACAGAGCATAAAGGAAAAGTACCATCCACAGCAGAACCCAGAACCCAGACGAGCCACGCTTTAAAAGCacattgcaggaaaaaaaaaaaaaaaaaaaaaaaggaagaaaaaaagataaaagtcCTAAGCTTCAGAGAACAGAACATTTGTGTTTACAGACCTGCTATGAAATCCTGCTCACCTAAGCTGATTTCTTTCCATCTCAGCTCTCTCTTTCCTTGCCTCTTCCCCACGAAGTTAGCAAATATTAGCAAACTCGTAGCCCGTTTGACATTGAGGGTGATCCCCGATTGAAAGAATGGTTTTGACCAGTTTTATTTCAAGTACGTCATTTTAGGGAGTTGGAGCCACTAAACTTATAAAATATGGCATCCAACGAGTTTGAAAAACCACTCGAATTTCATCCACCAGCCTGCTTAAAACGTTGTCTTTTTT contains the following coding sequences:
- the CDKN2C gene encoding cyclin-dependent kinase 4 inhibitor C, giving the protein MAEPSGNELASAAAKGDLVQLTNLLQKNVNVNAQNGFGRTALQVMKLGNPEIARRLLSNGANPNLKDSTGFAVIHDVAREGFLDTLQTLLEFKADVNIEDNDGNLPLHLAAQEGHVRVVELLLARSECKVGHQNKRGATAYDLAKLYRRAAVVELLEASSSFPPSMD